Proteins encoded together in one Lysinibacter cavernae window:
- the ispG gene encoding flavodoxin-dependent (E)-4-hydroxy-3-methylbut-2-enyl-diphosphate synthase has protein sequence MAAVNLGLPKVPEILAPRRKSRQIKVGNVLVGGNAPVSVQSMTTTPTTDINATLQQIAELTATGCDIVRVACPSRDDAEALPIIAKKSQIPVIADIHFQPNYVYAAIDAGCAAVRVNPGNIRKFDDQVGEIARRAKAAGVSIRIGVNAGSLDPRLLQKYGKATPEALVESAVWEASLFEEHDFHDFKISVKHNDPIVMVKAYRQLAERGDWPLHLGVTEAGPAFQGTIKSATAFGILLSEGIGDTIRVSLSAPPAEEIKVGLQILQSLNLRERKLEIVSCPSCGRAQVDVYKLANDVTDGLEGMSVPLRVAVMGCVVNGPGEAREADLGVASGNGKGQIFVKGEVIKTVPESEIVATLIQEANRLAAEMPADDTSVGSPTVTVS, from the coding sequence GTGGCTGCTGTTAATTTAGGTCTTCCCAAGGTTCCCGAAATCCTCGCACCCCGACGCAAGTCGAGGCAGATCAAGGTCGGGAACGTCCTCGTCGGCGGAAACGCCCCCGTGAGCGTGCAGTCGATGACCACGACTCCAACAACCGACATCAACGCGACGCTCCAGCAAATCGCAGAACTCACGGCTACCGGCTGTGACATCGTGCGTGTTGCGTGCCCGAGCCGAGACGATGCCGAGGCGCTGCCGATCATCGCGAAGAAGAGCCAGATTCCGGTTATCGCCGACATTCACTTCCAGCCGAACTACGTCTACGCGGCGATTGATGCCGGCTGTGCCGCCGTCCGCGTGAACCCCGGCAACATCCGCAAGTTTGATGACCAGGTTGGCGAGATCGCTCGTCGGGCAAAGGCCGCTGGCGTGAGCATCCGAATTGGTGTGAACGCTGGTTCGCTCGATCCCCGCCTCCTACAGAAGTACGGCAAAGCAACCCCAGAGGCGCTTGTGGAGAGCGCCGTATGGGAGGCGAGCCTATTCGAAGAGCACGATTTCCACGACTTCAAGATTTCGGTCAAGCACAACGACCCAATCGTCATGGTCAAGGCCTACCGCCAGCTCGCCGAGCGTGGCGATTGGCCGCTGCACCTCGGCGTTACCGAGGCCGGGCCCGCCTTCCAGGGCACCATCAAGTCGGCAACGGCGTTCGGCATCCTCCTGAGCGAGGGAATTGGCGACACCATCCGCGTATCCCTTTCGGCTCCGCCGGCGGAAGAGATCAAGGTTGGCCTCCAGATTCTGCAGTCGCTTAATCTGCGCGAGCGCAAGCTAGAGATTGTGTCGTGCCCAAGCTGTGGCCGTGCTCAGGTCGACGTGTATAAGCTTGCGAACGACGTTACCGATGGTCTCGAGGGCATGTCGGTTCCGCTTCGTGTTGCGGTCATGGGATGCGTTGTTAACGGTCCAGGTGAAGCCCGTGAGGCCGACCTCGGTGTTGCTTCCGGAAATGGCAAGGGGCAGATCTTTGTGAAGGGTGAGGTCATCAAGACCGTGCCCGAATCAGAGATCGTCGCCACGCTTATCCAGGAGGCCAATCGCCTCGCGGCTGAGATGCCCGCGGATGACACGAGCGTAGGCTCGCCAACCGTTACCGTCAGCTAG